The DNA segment CGATCTCCGCGGCCTTCGCCTTGAGCACTTCGAGGTCGTCCCCGAAGAGCTTGACGCCGATGTCGGCCCGGATTCCGGCCGCCATCTCGTTGATGCGGAGCTCGATGGGCTGGCTGTAGACGGACCGCATGCCTGGGAGCTTCCCGGTGACATCGGCCATCGCGGCGACGAGCTCGTCCTGACTCTTCGCCCGCTTCCAGTCCGCTCGCGGCCTGAGCGAGATGTAGACGTCGGAGACCTCGAACCCCATCGGGTCGGTCGCCACCTCCGCCGTCCCGGTGCGGCTCCAGATCCGGTCGATCTCGTCCGGGAACTCCTCCTTGAGGAGGGCTTCGATGCGGCCCCCGTATTGGATCGACTCCTCGAGGCTCACGCTCGCGAGCCGGATGGTGTTGATCACGATGGTCCCTTCGTTCAGGCGGGGGACGAACTCCGAGCCGAGCGTGAACCCGAGGATGGTCGTCGCCACCGTGACGGCCCCCACGAAGGCGAGCGTCGTCTTCGGGAAGCGCAGGCCGAGGTGGAGCAGCGGCCGGAAGAAGCGATGGGCCGCGCGGTCGATGACGGTCTCTTTGTCCGAGGTCCTCCGCTTCAGGCCGATGGACGCGAGGGCCGGCATCAGCGTGAGCGAGAGGACCATCGAACCCATGAGGGCGAAGACCACGGTCAAGGCCATCGGCCGGAAGAGCTTCCCCTCGATTCCCTGGAGCGTGAGGATCGGCAGATAGACGATCATGATGATGAGCTCGCCGAACATGGTCGGCTTCCTCACCTCGACGGCCGCGTCGCGGATGACGTCGAGCTTGCTCCGGCCGCTGCGGTCGTGGGCCAGACGCCGCACGCAGTTCTCGACCATGACGACCGAACTGTCGACGACGAGCCCGAAATCGATGGCGCCGAGGCTCATCAAGCTCCCCGCGATGCCGACGCGCTCCATGAGCGTCACGGCGAAGAGCATCGAGAGCGGGATGGCGGAGGCGACGATGAGCCCGGCCCGGATGTTCCCTAGGAAGGCGAAGAGCACCGCGATGACGAGCATCGCGCCCTCGAACAGGTTCCGCTCGACCGTCTTCAAGACCTGGTCGACGAGATGCGTCCGCTCGTAGGCGACCGTCACGTCGACCCCCGCGGGGAGCGCCTTCTTCACGTCCCGCATGGCCTGGTCCAGGGCCATCGTCACGTCCCGCGAGTTCTCGCCCATCCGCATGAAGGCGAGGCCGAGGACGACTTCGCCCTCGCCGTTCGCGGTGACGCCGCCGCGGCGGATGACGTGGCCGATCCCGACCTCGGCCACGTCGCCGATGCGGATGGGCACGCCGTCGCGGGCGGTGACCACGATCTTCCCGATCTCCTCGACGGACCTCGCGCGGCCGACGCCCTGGATGAGGCTCGATTCGCCGGCCCTGACGACGTAGCCCCCGCCGACGTTCTTGTTGTTCTCCTCGAGGGCCCTGACGACCTCGTCGAGCGTGAGCTTGTACTTCGCGAGCTTCGACGGCTCGGCCCGCACCTCGAACTGCTTCGCGAGGCCTCCCCAGGAATTCACCTCGGCGACGCCAGGAACCCGACGGAGCCGGGGCCGCACCACCCAATCCTGGAGGGAGCGGAGTTCGACGAGGTCGTAGACCCGGCTCGAGAGGAAGTAGTGATAGACTTCGCCGAGCCCG comes from the Paludisphaera mucosa genome and includes:
- a CDS encoding efflux RND transporter permease subunit yields the protein MLNAVIEFSLKNRFVVILLAGVLVALGVRAAGELPLDAFPDTTPVQVQINTVSPELAPEEIERQITFPVEQALGGLKGLEEVRSISKFGLSQVVAIFDDGTDVYFARQQINERLGEVQLPEGVGRPAMGPVATGLGEVYHYFLSSRVYDLVELRSLQDWVVRPRLRRVPGVAEVNSWGGLAKQFEVRAEPSKLAKYKLTLDEVVRALEENNKNVGGGYVVRAGESSLIQGVGRARSVEEIGKIVVTARDGVPIRIGDVAEVGIGHVIRRGGVTANGEGEVVLGLAFMRMGENSRDVTMALDQAMRDVKKALPAGVDVTVAYERTHLVDQVLKTVERNLFEGAMLVIAVLFAFLGNIRAGLIVASAIPLSMLFAVTLMERVGIAGSLMSLGAIDFGLVVDSSVVMVENCVRRLAHDRSGRSKLDVIRDAAVEVRKPTMFGELIIMIVYLPILTLQGIEGKLFRPMALTVVFALMGSMVLSLTLMPALASIGLKRRTSDKETVIDRAAHRFFRPLLHLGLRFPKTTLAFVGAVTVATTILGFTLGSEFVPRLNEGTIVINTIRLASVSLEESIQYGGRIEALLKEEFPDEIDRIWSRTGTAEVATDPMGFEVSDVYISLRPRADWKRAKSQDELVAAMADVTGKLPGMRSVYSQPIELRINEMAAGIRADIGVKLFGDDLEVLKAKAAEIERVVKDVRGSADVSAEQVTGLPVLRVEVDRDALSRFGVPARAVLDAVTEAGGIKVGEVLEPGRRFPLVVRLPESYRDDPTALERIVIPTASGQRIPITRLARLEETEGPSTIQREWGQRRIVVQSNIRGRDMGSFVEEARRRVEREVDLPDGYTLAWGGQFENMQRAEKRLFIVVPLALALILSLLYLTFNSVRDALMIFSGVLFARVGGVFGLWVMGLPFTISAGVGFVALAGASMLEGLILVSAIRDRIAHGTEKREAIEQARLARLRPVLMTGSVAALGFLPMMLSTGIGAEVQRPLATVVFFGMVCDTFLTMLALPALYLLFGEGPEELVTEVSTYDRDDAVAAERHAVAV